The genomic segment CAGTTGCATACATCATCTGGTAGAAAACCATCAGATAAGGGTTATAGATTATATGTTGATAGACTTATGGAACTTACGAAATTATCCAATGAGGAAGAATATATGATCAAAAATCACCTTATTAATGCTGCTTTATATGAGGTTGATAAAATCGTTAAGCAAGCAACACAAATGCTTTCTCTTCTTACAAATCTTACATCTATAGTTAAGGCACCATCTGTTCAAAAGAGCTGTATAAAATATATTCAGCTAATGAATCTAGATGCTGAGAGTATTTTGTTTGTAATTATTACAGACAGTGGTATCATCAAAAATAATGTTATTAAGATTAGAAAACCTATTGGTAGTGATAGCATTGCAAAACTTAACAATATGCTTAATTTTAGATTGAGAAAGCTTACAATTGAGCAAATAAATTTAGAAGTTATTAATAATTTAAAAAGAGATTTAGCATTTTATCAAGAAATTTTTGATGGAATTATTCCAGCTCTATATGATAGTTTGTCTGGTGTTGAGACTTCAGAAGTATATATTCAGGGTGCTGCAAATATATTTAACTACCCAGAATATAACAATATTACTAAAGCTCGTGAGTTCTTAGTTTTAGTAGACAATAAAGAGAGTATAAATAGTTTACTAGGAGTAGGGGACATTACAGGTAATATTACAATTAAAATTGGTGAAGAAAATTTTGTTGAATGTGCTCGCGAATGCAGCATTATAACAGCTGTTTATAGCGCGTCCGGAATACCGCTCGGATCTATTGGCGTTATAGGACCAACAAGAATACCTTATGGAAAAGTTATATCTGTACTAACTGGGATAGTTAAAGAATTAAATGATAATATAGCTCAAATTTATGATGATCATAGATAAATTTTAAAATTAAAAGATTTACTTTGAGCCAGAAATGGAGGGATGATTTAGTGAATACAAATAATCAGGAAATTTTAAAAGAAGATTTAAAAGAAGAAAACACATCAATACCTAATAATGGGGCTTCAAGCTCAGTTGATGAAGCTGGCGAAAGTCAAAGCACTATGGAAGAGACAGAGGGTTCTATAGAGGAAACTGCAGAAGAAGCTGAAATAGTAGAAGAAGTTGAAGAACTTTTAGAAAGTGAAAAAGATATGAAAAAAAATAAGAAAAAATTAGAAGAAGAAAACATTAAATTACAGAGTGAGCTAGATGATTTTAAAGACAAATATTTAAGGACATCTGCTGAATATGAGAACTTTAGAAAAAGAACAGTAAAAGAGAAACATGGTATATACACAGATGCTTGCGCCGATGTTTTAAAAGAGGTTTTGCCAGTACTTGATAACTTAGAAAGAGCACTTTCTGTTGAAGGAACTGGGGAAGATCTAAGAGTCGGTGTGGAGATGACGGTAAGACAATTTAATGATGCCTTTACTAAATTAGGGGTAGAAGAATTAGTCTCAGAAGGTGAATTTGACCCAAATCTTCATAATGCAGTAATGCATGTTGAAGATGAACAATATGGAACTAATGAAATAGTAGAAGTATTCCAAAAAGGTTATAAAAAAGATAACAAGGTATTAAGGCATAGTATGGTTAAAGTTGCAAAT from the Clostridium sp. CM027 genome contains:
- the hrcA gene encoding heat-inducible transcriptional repressor HrcA; translation: MEMDERKIKILQAIITDYINNGEPVGSRTIAKKYDLGISPATIRNEMSDLEELGYIEQLHTSSGRKPSDKGYRLYVDRLMELTKLSNEEEYMIKNHLINAALYEVDKIVKQATQMLSLLTNLTSIVKAPSVQKSCIKYIQLMNLDAESILFVIITDSGIIKNNVIKIRKPIGSDSIAKLNNMLNFRLRKLTIEQINLEVINNLKRDLAFYQEIFDGIIPALYDSLSGVETSEVYIQGAANIFNYPEYNNITKAREFLVLVDNKESINSLLGVGDITGNITIKIGEENFVECARECSIITAVYSASGIPLGSIGVIGPTRIPYGKVISVLTGIVKELNDNIAQIYDDHR
- the grpE gene encoding nucleotide exchange factor GrpE — its product is MNTNNQEILKEDLKEENTSIPNNGASSSVDEAGESQSTMEETEGSIEETAEEAEIVEEVEELLESEKDMKKNKKKLEEENIKLQSELDDFKDKYLRTSAEYENFRKRTVKEKHGIYTDACADVLKEVLPVLDNLERALSVEGTGEDLRVGVEMTVRQFNDAFTKLGVEELVSEGEFDPNLHNAVMHVEDEQYGTNEIVEVFQKGYKKDNKVLRHSMVKVAN